Proteins encoded in a region of the bacterium genome:
- a CDS encoding lamin tail domain-containing protein, which yields MFIFVATVLPVRAGAQVVINEFLPDPAGSDAGHEYVELLNTGPESVDLGGWQLQFANGAEGAVWQSRWTGTAGQSIAGNGRFLIVDRNWLGEAVGDAEAALSLQNGPDAIRLVEAGALRDLVGYGALTDTLLMEAAPVPVTPGRSLARRPDGRDTDDNRADFVAAEPSPGAANFALRLLTLVESQFEPPCLAAAGEPVAVAVTLRNEGLESLPMARLLLTCDIDTVEATLDAMTAGEERRLEWTVRPSRPGRRPLRLLLPLPSTSDTLRVLLGDYQVGTADLVLSEALAAPRSGQGEWIEVVAPGPVACDLGRYRLRDEDGDWVSLRPLLLQAGERAVVVQDSLGFSGWLAANADGPGDARGCGAVVLPLSPWPSLNNSAPESRVFADRVQLADTSGTVIDQVVLGDAGEDPAGDRSLERIGGAAAGWAGSLAAAGSTPGCANSVSDPFGDGRPESALEALPAAVDRTNGDAAIHLRFAVPEGVGGWDLAVFDLDGRQVRDLGGDGRGAGPRSLFWDLKGDDGRSVAAGGYVASLRLRPGAAGAPAPSRLLLVVR from the coding sequence GTGTTCATCTTCGTGGCCACCGTGCTCCCGGTCCGTGCGGGGGCACAGGTCGTCATCAACGAATTCCTGCCCGATCCCGCCGGCAGTGACGCCGGGCACGAGTACGTCGAACTCCTGAACACGGGCCCGGAGTCCGTCGACCTCGGCGGTTGGCAACTGCAGTTCGCGAACGGCGCCGAAGGTGCGGTGTGGCAGTCGCGGTGGACCGGAACGGCGGGCCAGTCGATTGCCGGGAACGGGCGCTTCCTGATCGTCGACCGCAACTGGCTCGGCGAAGCGGTCGGTGATGCGGAGGCGGCGCTCTCGCTGCAGAACGGTCCCGACGCGATCCGGCTCGTCGAGGCCGGCGCGCTGCGCGACCTGGTCGGCTACGGTGCGTTGACCGATACGTTGCTGATGGAGGCGGCGCCGGTGCCGGTGACTCCGGGCCGTTCCCTGGCGCGCCGTCCCGATGGCCGCGATACCGACGACAACCGCGCCGACTTCGTGGCAGCCGAGCCCTCGCCGGGCGCTGCGAACTTCGCGCTGCGCCTGCTGACGCTGGTAGAGTCGCAATTCGAGCCGCCCTGCCTCGCTGCGGCAGGCGAACCGGTGGCGGTGGCCGTCACCCTGCGCAACGAAGGCCTCGAGTCGCTGCCAATGGCGCGACTGCTGCTCACCTGTGACATCGACACGGTGGAAGCCACGCTCGACGCGATGACTGCCGGCGAGGAACGACGCCTCGAGTGGACGGTGCGTCCGTCGCGCCCGGGACGTCGACCCCTGCGGCTCCTGCTTCCGTTGCCGTCAACGAGCGACACGCTCCGCGTGCTCCTCGGCGACTACCAGGTGGGCACGGCCGACCTGGTCCTCAGCGAGGCGCTGGCCGCGCCGCGCTCGGGGCAGGGCGAATGGATCGAGGTCGTCGCTCCCGGACCCGTCGCCTGCGACCTGGGCCGCTATCGCCTGCGCGACGAGGACGGCGACTGGGTCAGCCTGCGGCCACTGCTCCTGCAGGCAGGCGAACGCGCCGTTGTCGTGCAGGACTCGCTGGGGTTTTCCGGTTGGCTGGCTGCCAATGCCGATGGGCCGGGCGATGCGCGGGGCTGCGGGGCCGTGGTGCTGCCCCTGTCGCCGTGGCCTTCCCTCAACAACAGTGCGCCCGAGAGTCGCGTCTTCGCGGACCGCGTGCAGCTGGCCGATACGTCGGGCACCGTCATCGACCAGGTGGTGCTCGGCGACGCCGGCGAGGATCCGGCCGGCGATCGTTCGCTCGAGCGCATCGGCGGCGCTGCCGCCGGTTGGGCCGGCTCGCTGGCCGCTGCCGGATCCACGCCGGGCTGCGCCAACAGCGTGAGCGACCCGTTCGGCGACGGTCGGCCGGAGTCCGCGCTCGAGGCCCTGCCCGCCGCCGTCGATCGCACGAACGGTGACGCGGCGATCCACCTGCGCTTCGCGGTGCCGGAAGGCGTCGGGGGTTGGGACCTCGCGGTCTTCGACCTCGACGGCCGGCAGGTGCGCGACCTGGGCGGTGATGGCCGCGGCGCCGGGCCGCGCAGCCTCTTCTGGGACCTGAAGGGCGATGATGGTCGCTCCGTGGCCGCCGGGGGCTATGTGGCTTCGCTCAGGCTGCGGCCGGGCGCCGCCGGTGCCCCGGCACCGTCACGCCTCCTGCTGGTGGTGCGCTGA
- the rsfS gene encoding ribosome silencing factor, translating to MQNDPTGGSKRNQDPERRLPDDTPGFALAERCAWHLLEKNLENVIVLDLRGSSDVCDFFVIGSGTANTQVQAGARYTHDQLAASGHHAHSIEGMTEGRWVLLDLFDVVVHVFHQQSREYFQLERLWGDCPRLDLVPGWFAEPEVAARHPGLNFTIARPGTAGRES from the coding sequence ATGCAGAACGACCCCACCGGCGGCTCGAAGCGGAACCAGGATCCCGAGCGGCGCCTTCCCGACGACACGCCTGGCTTCGCGCTGGCCGAACGTTGCGCCTGGCATCTGCTCGAGAAGAACCTTGAGAACGTGATCGTGCTGGACCTGCGGGGGAGTTCCGATGTCTGCGACTTCTTCGTCATCGGCTCCGGCACGGCCAACACGCAGGTGCAGGCGGGCGCGCGCTACACGCACGACCAACTGGCGGCTTCCGGACACCACGCCCATTCCATCGAGGGGATGACCGAGGGGCGCTGGGTGCTGCTCGACCTGTTCGACGTCGTGGTCCACGTCTTCCACCAGCAGTCGCGCGAGTATTTCCAGCTCGAGCGGCTGTGGGGCGATTGCCCGCGCCTCGACCTGGTGCCGGGCTGGTTCGCCGAACCGGAAGTGGCCGCACGCCACCCGGGCCTGAATTTCACCATCGCGAGGCCGGGAACCGCCGGCCGGGAGTCGTGA
- the nrdR gene encoding transcriptional repressor NrdR has translation MKCPRCASDEDKVIDSRAVRDGRAVRRRRECTACGERYTTYEAVETRPMLVVKRSGERVAYNRGKVIVGVTKACEKRPVSAEEIEIIVDRVEHDLAASGRREVPSEMIGGCVLEQLRHVDEVAYVRFASVYRSFQSVDEFFALLSAMRQATEKP, from the coding sequence ATGAAGTGCCCGCGCTGCGCCAGCGACGAGGACAAGGTGATCGACAGCCGCGCCGTGCGTGACGGGCGCGCTGTCCGTCGCCGTCGCGAGTGTACGGCCTGCGGCGAACGCTACACCACCTATGAGGCCGTCGAGACGCGGCCGATGCTGGTGGTCAAGCGCAGCGGCGAGCGCGTGGCCTACAATCGCGGCAAGGTCATCGTCGGCGTCACCAAGGCCTGCGAGAAGCGTCCGGTGTCTGCCGAGGAGATCGAGATCATCGTCGACCGGGTCGAGCACGACCTGGCCGCTTCGGGCCGGCGCGAGGTGCCCAGCGAGATGATCGGGGGCTGTGTGCTGGAACAGTTGCGTCACGTCGACGAAGTGGCCTATGTGCGCTTCGCCTCGGTCTACCGCAGCTTCCAGAGCGTGGACGAGTTCTTCGCCCTGCTCAGCGCCATGCGGCAGGCGACGGAGAAGCCGTGA
- the arcC gene encoding carbamate kinase yields the protein MAGHRRIVIAFGGNAIIPVGQEGTWEQQSAITRQTMDLVAQLAVDGHQVVMTHGNGPVVGNIVLRNDAGMSVHGIPPMPMFVCGADSQGGLGFMLQQALQNALRRRGLNQPVASVVTQVRVDADDPAMAKPTKPIGPFYTEEEAERLRLENGWAMVKDAGRGWRRVVASPQPVEVVEWEAIRTLVAGGVFTIAVGGGGVPVIRNAEGDLEGVDAVIDKDRASDLLGRLIGADTLVIITQVAKVCARYGQPDQEELEELPASRAAAMLAAGEFPAGSMGPKIEAALSFLRGGGREVIITSPELLLEALEGRGGTRIVP from the coding sequence GTGGCCGGTCATCGTCGCATCGTCATCGCGTTCGGCGGCAACGCCATCATACCCGTCGGCCAGGAAGGAACCTGGGAGCAGCAGTCGGCCATCACGCGACAGACCATGGATCTCGTGGCTCAGTTGGCCGTCGACGGGCACCAGGTGGTCATGACACACGGCAACGGCCCTGTGGTCGGCAACATCGTGTTGCGCAACGACGCCGGCATGTCCGTGCACGGCATCCCGCCCATGCCCATGTTCGTGTGCGGCGCCGACAGCCAGGGCGGCCTCGGGTTCATGCTGCAGCAGGCGCTGCAGAACGCACTGCGGCGGCGCGGGCTCAACCAGCCGGTGGCCTCGGTGGTCACGCAGGTGCGCGTCGATGCGGACGACCCGGCGATGGCGAAGCCGACCAAGCCCATCGGTCCGTTCTACACAGAGGAAGAGGCCGAGCGCCTGCGCCTGGAGAACGGCTGGGCGATGGTGAAGGACGCGGGACGCGGCTGGCGGCGCGTGGTGGCCAGCCCGCAGCCGGTCGAGGTCGTGGAGTGGGAGGCCATCCGCACGTTGGTGGCGGGCGGCGTGTTCACGATCGCCGTCGGCGGCGGCGGCGTGCCGGTGATCCGCAATGCCGAGGGCGACCTCGAGGGCGTCGACGCCGTCATCGACAAGGATCGCGCCAGCGACCTGCTCGGTCGCCTGATCGGCGCGGACACGCTCGTCATCATCACGCAGGTCGCGAAGGTCTGCGCGCGCTACGGTCAGCCCGACCAGGAAGAGCTGGAGGAGCTGCCGGCGTCGCGCGCAGCGGCCATGCTGGCGGCGGGCGAGTTCCCGGCCGGCAGCATGGGCCCGAAGATCGAGGCGGCCCTGTCGTTCCTCAGGGGCGGCGGCCGCGAGGTGATCATCACTTCGCCCGAACTGCTCCTCGAAGCGCTCGAAGGCCGGGGCGGCACGCGCATCGTGCCCTGA
- a CDS encoding RpiB/LacA/LacB family sugar-phosphate isomerase: protein MKLAIGSDHRGFAHRELLAARLTAAGHVVSDCGGSPGGSVDYPAPAFAVGALVRDGAAGLGVLICGSGIGVSIAANKVRGVRAALCHTPEQAAGTRRHNDANVLCLSGDGLTPEQAWPVLEAFLAGSFEGGRHANRVRMIMDYENGRTAGE, encoded by the coding sequence ATGAAGTTGGCCATCGGTTCCGACCATCGGGGATTCGCGCACCGGGAACTGCTGGCGGCGCGCCTGACGGCAGCGGGGCACGTCGTGAGCGACTGTGGCGGCAGCCCTGGCGGTTCCGTCGATTACCCTGCCCCGGCCTTTGCCGTGGGTGCGCTCGTGCGCGACGGCGCGGCCGGGCTCGGGGTATTGATCTGCGGTTCAGGCATCGGCGTGAGCATCGCGGCGAACAAGGTTCGCGGCGTCCGCGCGGCGCTGTGCCACACGCCGGAGCAGGCGGCCGGCACGCGCCGGCACAACGATGCCAACGTGCTGTGCCTGAGCGGCGACGGCCTGACGCCCGAACAGGCGTGGCCGGTGCTCGAGGCTTTCCTGGCCGGGTCCTTCGAGGGCGGCCGGCACGCGAATCGCGTGCGGATGATCATGGACTACGAGAACGGCCGAACGGCGGGGGAGTGA
- a CDS encoding serine hydroxymethyltransferase: protein MHDVVRRVDPEIAAVLDSELARQRDQLEMIASENFTSPAVMQAMGSTLTNKYAEGYPGKRYYGGCVNVDVAETLARDRACALFGAEKANVQPHSGSTANLTAYLAFLKPGDKVLGLSLSHGGHLTHGHPVNFSGLLFQASHYEVDEGTEMINYDRLRDQAKREQPRLLIGGASAYPRAWDFAALRSIADEVGAVFLFDMAHIAGLVAGGVHPSPVPHCDVVTSTMHKTLRGPRGGLILCTKEHFAAINKLNFPGVQGGPLMHVIAAKAVCFQEAMQEPFRDYAKRMVTNAQALAGALTERGFRLVSGGTDNHLLLVNVTNKGLTGKEMEELLEHVGITANKNTVPFDQQSPFVTSGVRLGTPALTTRGMGPEQMREIAGIMDEAVAARGDDAALARLRGRSSELCRAFPLYPDLG, encoded by the coding sequence ATGCACGACGTAGTGCGCAGGGTCGATCCGGAAATCGCGGCGGTACTGGACAGCGAACTGGCGCGGCAGCGCGACCAGCTGGAGATGATCGCCAGCGAGAACTTCACCAGCCCGGCCGTCATGCAGGCCATGGGCTCGACGCTGACGAACAAGTATGCCGAGGGCTATCCCGGCAAGCGCTACTACGGAGGCTGCGTCAACGTCGACGTCGCCGAGACGCTGGCGCGCGACCGCGCCTGCGCGCTGTTCGGCGCCGAGAAGGCGAACGTGCAGCCGCACAGCGGCTCGACGGCGAACCTCACCGCCTACCTCGCCTTCCTCAAGCCGGGGGACAAGGTGCTCGGCCTGTCGCTGTCGCACGGCGGCCACCTGACCCATGGGCACCCGGTCAACTTCTCGGGCCTGCTGTTCCAGGCCTCGCACTACGAGGTCGACGAGGGCACCGAGATGATCAACTACGACCGCCTGCGCGACCAGGCGAAGCGCGAGCAGCCGCGCCTGCTCATCGGCGGCGCCAGCGCGTATCCGCGGGCCTGGGATTTCGCGGCGCTGCGCAGCATCGCCGACGAGGTCGGAGCCGTGTTCCTGTTCGACATGGCGCACATCGCGGGCCTGGTGGCCGGCGGCGTCCACCCGAGCCCGGTGCCGCACTGCGACGTGGTCACCTCGACGATGCACAAAACGCTACGCGGGCCGCGCGGCGGTCTCATCCTGTGCACGAAGGAACACTTCGCGGCCATCAACAAGCTGAACTTCCCTGGCGTGCAGGGCGGGCCGCTCATGCACGTGATCGCGGCCAAGGCCGTCTGTTTCCAGGAGGCGATGCAGGAGCCGTTCCGCGACTACGCGAAGCGCATGGTGACCAACGCGCAGGCCCTGGCCGGCGCGTTGACCGAGCGCGGCTTCCGCCTGGTCAGCGGGGGCACGGACAACCACCTGCTGCTGGTCAACGTGACGAACAAGGGTCTCACCGGCAAGGAGATGGAGGAGCTGCTGGAGCACGTCGGCATCACCGCCAACAAGAACACGGTGCCGTTCGACCAGCAGAGCCCGTTCGTCACCAGCGGCGTGCGGCTGGGCACGCCGGCGCTCACCACGCGGGGGATGGGCCCGGAACAGATGCGCGAGATCGCCGGCATCATGGACGAGGCCGTGGCGGCACGCGGCGATGATGCAGCGTTGGCCCGCCTGCGCGGGCGCAGCAGCGAACTCTGCCGTGCCTTCCCGCTGTACCCGGACCTGGGCTGA
- a CDS encoding threonylcarbamoyl-AMP synthase — translation MLLPLTDAAAAAVLAGGGVLLLPTDTICGLHARADRPDALARIAALKGRAAGQPLLVLAASYDQATTLCGPLSAGQAALCRAAWPGPFTFILPAGAGLAPAVTDTARGTVAIRVPARADLRRLIEQAGGPLASTSANRSGQAPLAALAAAVDGFGDQVDGWWEGVPAPGDGGAAAGSPSALVDLTTDPPTLLRRGPVPLPEAGPGVS, via the coding sequence ATGCTCCTGCCGCTGACCGATGCCGCCGCCGCCGCCGTCCTGGCCGGCGGCGGCGTGCTGTTGCTGCCTACCGACACCATCTGCGGGCTGCACGCGCGCGCCGACCGGCCCGACGCGCTGGCGCGCATTGCCGCGCTCAAGGGGCGTGCCGCCGGCCAGCCCCTGCTGGTGCTGGCTGCCTCCTACGACCAGGCAACCACGCTCTGTGGTCCCCTTTCGGCGGGGCAGGCTGCCCTCTGCCGCGCCGCCTGGCCGGGCCCCTTCACGTTCATCCTGCCCGCCGGCGCAGGCCTGGCTCCTGCCGTCACCGATACGGCCCGCGGCACGGTGGCCATCCGGGTTCCGGCCCGCGCCGACCTGCGCCGCCTCATCGAACAGGCCGGGGGGCCGCTCGCTTCGACAAGTGCCAACCGCTCGGGGCAGGCGCCGTTGGCCGCTCTCGCGGCCGCTGTGGACGGGTTCGGCGACCAGGTCGACGGCTGGTGGGAGGGTGTCCCGGCACCGGGGGACGGGGGCGCCGCCGCCGGCAGTCCGAGCGCCCTGGTCGACCTGACCACCGATCCTCCCACCCTGCTGCGTCGCGGACCAGTGCCGCTGCCGGAGGCCGGCCCGGGCGTTTCTTGA
- the purE gene encoding 5-(carboxyamino)imidazole ribonucleotide mutase yields the protein MGAIWNPDDAAPQVLILLGSESDLPVIEKMASLLERFGLTHATAVASAHRQPERLHRLVKAANEGGTLVFVAVAGMAAHLPGVVASLTGRPVIGVPVAAGPLAGVDALLSIVQMPPGVPVAAVAIGSAGARNAACLAARIIGTGDARVAAAVEDYRRELADGGR from the coding sequence ATGGGCGCCATCTGGAATCCGGATGATGCAGCACCACAGGTGCTGATCCTGCTCGGCAGCGAGAGCGACCTGCCGGTGATCGAGAAGATGGCGTCGCTCCTCGAGCGCTTCGGGCTCACCCACGCAACAGCCGTCGCCTCGGCGCATCGCCAGCCTGAACGGCTGCACCGGCTCGTGAAGGCGGCCAATGAGGGCGGCACGCTGGTCTTCGTCGCAGTGGCGGGCATGGCGGCCCACCTGCCGGGCGTGGTGGCGTCGCTGACCGGGCGACCGGTCATCGGCGTGCCCGTGGCCGCAGGGCCGCTGGCCGGGGTCGATGCGCTGCTGTCGATCGTGCAGATGCCGCCCGGCGTACCGGTGGCTGCCGTGGCGATCGGCAGTGCCGGGGCGCGGAACGCAGCGTGCCTGGCCGCGCGCATCATCGGCACGGGCGACGCGCGCGTGGCCGCGGCCGTCGAGGACTACCGGCGCGAACTGGCCGACGGCGGCCGTTGA
- a CDS encoding polyprenyl synthetase family protein — MGLVDRERIKLATLQRKIGPALEAVDREFLRITTGDSPLTREICEHIRQGKSKKFRPTLLLLAAQDEDGFAPAAITAAASVELVHTATLVHDDFIDDAVTRRGLPAVNVKYGPSAALIMGDYLYSTALHNLCAAGLHHAVELLARTTVLMSEAEMLQLEHRYDMAISEERYLQIIYQKTASLIENACRIGVSFNARLAGCESEFGDFGANTGRVFQITDDIFDYLGDERRLGKPTGQDWEEGRITLPLIAAYRQAPSAARARLEELAVIRDRAERAACWPEVRSFVTDHGGVDYAFTTARSYGDAAKQALGPVASGPQKELLAVAVEYVINRLN; from the coding sequence ATGGGACTCGTCGATCGCGAACGCATCAAACTGGCCACGCTCCAGCGGAAGATCGGCCCGGCCCTGGAGGCCGTCGACCGCGAGTTCCTGCGCATCACGACCGGCGACAGCCCCCTGACGCGCGAGATCTGCGAACACATCCGGCAGGGCAAGAGCAAGAAGTTCCGGCCGACCCTGCTGCTGCTGGCGGCCCAGGACGAGGACGGCTTCGCGCCCGCGGCGATCACCGCCGCCGCCAGTGTCGAACTGGTCCACACCGCGACCCTGGTGCATGACGACTTCATCGATGACGCCGTCACCCGCCGCGGCCTTCCGGCGGTCAACGTCAAGTATGGCCCCAGCGCGGCGCTGATCATGGGCGACTACCTGTACTCGACGGCCCTGCACAACCTGTGCGCGGCCGGGTTGCACCACGCGGTCGAGCTCCTGGCGCGGACGACGGTACTGATGAGTGAAGCCGAGATGCTGCAGCTCGAGCACCGGTACGACATGGCGATCAGCGAGGAGCGTTACCTGCAGATCATCTACCAGAAGACGGCCTCGCTCATCGAAAACGCCTGCCGCATCGGGGTCTCGTTCAATGCGCGCCTGGCCGGCTGCGAGTCGGAGTTCGGCGATTTCGGTGCCAACACGGGTCGGGTGTTCCAGATCACCGACGACATCTTCGACTACCTGGGCGACGAGCGGCGCCTGGGCAAGCCCACCGGCCAGGACTGGGAGGAGGGGCGCATCACGCTGCCCCTGATCGCCGCCTATCGCCAGGCTCCGTCGGCGGCGCGGGCTCGCCTGGAAGAACTGGCAGTCATCCGTGATCGCGCGGAACGCGCGGCCTGCTGGCCCGAGGTCCGCAGTTTCGTGACGGACCACGGCGGCGTCGACTATGCATTCACCACGGCGCGCAGTTACGGCGACGCCGCCAAACAGGCCCTGGGCCCGGTAGCGTCGGGACCCCAGAAGGAACTCCTGGCGGTCGCCGTCGAGTACGTCATCAACCGTTTGAACTAG
- the purD gene encoding phosphoribosylamine--glycine ligase yields the protein MAGERVMPASVLVIGGGGREHAIVRQLARSPLSPVIYAAPGNPGIAACATNVALDPTDEQAVVRFCQNEGIGLVIVGPEDPLIAGLADQLRHGGIAVFGPGALGARLEGDKEFAKEVLHAAGVPTPHYHAFSTSDAALGHLDTMELPVVVKACGVAQGKGVAVCSTREEAEAFIRECLDEQRFGSSGLRILIEECIFGPELSVLIVTDGQDYCLLAPSRDHKRIGEGDTGPNTGGMGAFAPVALPAALQAEIDARVVLPVLAELRRRDIPYRGVLYAGLMLTASGPQVLEFNCRFGDPETQVVLPLLRGDLYELCAATAAGELGTFLQRFPAGEHDPADWAGAGLSEWRRHCVVVVGASDGYPGRYLAGRPIELPEESPDAWIIHAGTKERDEVLVTAGGRVLGAVGMAARLEAARELAYGLLAGTHFEGLTYRRDIAARKD from the coding sequence ATGGCGGGAGAACGAGTCATGCCCGCATCCGTGCTGGTCATCGGCGGCGGTGGACGCGAGCACGCCATCGTGCGGCAGCTCGCGCGCTCACCGCTGTCTCCGGTCATCTATGCGGCCCCGGGCAATCCGGGCATCGCCGCCTGCGCCACCAACGTGGCGCTCGATCCTACCGACGAGCAGGCTGTGGTCCGCTTCTGCCAGAACGAGGGCATCGGGCTGGTGATCGTCGGGCCGGAGGATCCGCTCATCGCCGGCCTGGCCGACCAGTTGCGGCATGGCGGCATCGCCGTGTTCGGTCCCGGTGCGCTGGGCGCACGACTGGAAGGCGACAAGGAGTTCGCCAAGGAAGTGCTGCACGCCGCCGGCGTGCCGACGCCGCACTACCACGCCTTCAGCACCAGCGATGCGGCGCTCGGCCATCTCGATACGATGGAACTCCCGGTGGTGGTCAAGGCCTGCGGCGTGGCGCAGGGGAAGGGCGTGGCCGTCTGCTCCACGCGCGAAGAGGCGGAGGCCTTCATCCGCGAGTGCCTGGACGAGCAGCGCTTCGGCAGCTCGGGCCTGCGCATCCTCATCGAGGAGTGCATCTTCGGGCCCGAACTGTCGGTGCTCATCGTTACCGACGGCCAGGACTACTGCCTGCTGGCGCCGAGCCGCGACCACAAGCGCATCGGCGAGGGCGACACGGGACCGAACACCGGCGGCATGGGTGCGTTCGCGCCGGTCGCGCTCCCGGCAGCGCTGCAGGCCGAGATCGATGCGCGCGTGGTGTTGCCGGTGCTGGCCGAGCTGCGCCGGCGCGACATCCCGTATCGCGGCGTGCTCTACGCCGGCCTCATGTTGACGGCCTCGGGTCCGCAGGTCCTCGAGTTCAACTGCCGCTTCGGCGATCCCGAGACGCAGGTGGTGCTGCCGCTGCTGCGCGGTGATCTCTACGAACTGTGTGCCGCCACTGCCGCCGGCGAACTGGGGACGTTCCTGCAGCGCTTCCCGGCCGGCGAGCATGATCCGGCCGACTGGGCCGGGGCCGGGCTGTCGGAGTGGCGGCGGCATTGTGTCGTGGTTGTCGGCGCGTCGGACGGCTATCCTGGCCGCTATCTGGCCGGGCGTCCCATCGAGCTGCCGGAGGAGAGCCCCGACGCCTGGATCATCCACGCCGGCACGAAGGAGCGTGACGAGGTGCTCGTGACCGCCGGTGGACGCGTGCTCGGGGCGGTGGGGATGGCGGCGCGCCTGGAAGCCGCGCGCGAGCTGGCCTACGGCCTGTTGGCCGGCACGCATTTCGAGGGCCTGACCTACCGGCGCGACATCGCCGCGCGAAAGGACTGA
- the tatC gene encoding twin-arginine translocase subunit TatC codes for MNDGRDENLEPAQTPGGPSEAAPTGQPAGDLPPGPRDQVGFADLPPPPGWVGSAPAIPSGIGATPPPPPVSPPPPPPVAAAAGGGDADLPSGEAEGARMGLLDHLEELRKVLIQSLVAVGVGAGLCWFWSAQLMEIVIAPVSEQGVYFTAPNDAFMARLKVAVVVGLFAVAPFVLYRVYAFVLPALYRKERRVMGPILFWTALLFYLGVAFAFFVVAPYVMNFMMGFGTETLKPLISVTSYLGFVFRLCLGFGLVFELPMVILGVCIAGIVRPQVLLRTWRYAIVIIAIVAAIFTPPDVISQVMMMVPVLVLYLGSAVLALVLVRKRDRARAAAEAAEGD; via the coding sequence GTGAACGACGGGCGGGACGAGAACCTGGAGCCCGCGCAGACGCCGGGCGGGCCATCCGAGGCGGCGCCGACCGGGCAACCGGCCGGCGATCTTCCGCCCGGGCCGCGCGACCAGGTGGGGTTCGCCGACCTGCCGCCGCCACCGGGATGGGTCGGGTCCGCGCCTGCGATCCCGTCGGGCATCGGGGCAACGCCACCGCCGCCCCCGGTTTCGCCGCCGCCACCGCCGCCGGTCGCTGCTGCAGCCGGTGGCGGCGATGCCGACCTGCCGTCGGGCGAGGCCGAAGGCGCACGTATGGGCCTCCTGGACCACCTGGAAGAACTGCGCAAGGTCCTCATCCAGAGCCTTGTCGCGGTGGGGGTCGGCGCCGGGCTGTGCTGGTTCTGGTCGGCGCAGCTGATGGAGATCGTGATTGCGCCGGTCAGCGAACAGGGCGTGTATTTCACGGCGCCCAACGACGCGTTCATGGCGCGCCTGAAAGTTGCCGTCGTGGTCGGGCTCTTTGCCGTGGCACCGTTCGTTCTGTACCGGGTCTACGCGTTCGTGCTGCCGGCCCTGTACCGGAAGGAACGGCGCGTCATGGGGCCGATCCTGTTCTGGACGGCGCTCCTGTTCTATCTCGGCGTGGCCTTCGCGTTCTTCGTGGTGGCCCCGTACGTGATGAATTTCATGATGGGCTTCGGCACCGAGACGCTGAAGCCCCTGATCAGCGTCACCTCTTACCTGGGTTTCGTGTTCCGGCTCTGTCTGGGATTCGGCCTGGTGTTCGAGCTGCCCATGGTGATCCTGGGGGTCTGCATCGCGGGGATCGTCCGTCCGCAGGTGCTGCTGCGGACCTGGCGCTACGCGATCGTGATCATCGCCATCGTCGCGGCGATTTTCACGCCCCCGGACGTGATCAGCCAGGTCATGATGATGGTGCCGGTCCTGGTGCTCTACCTGGGATCGGCGGTGCTGGCCCTGGTCCTGGTGCGGAAACGGGATCGGGCCCGCGCGGCCGCGGAGGCGGCCGAAGGGGATTGA